GGGCAATCTGTAAAGACTATTAACATTGTTACTAAGGCAGATAAACGTAACGGCAAATTTGGGAAGATATACGCTGGGTACGGCACAGATGACCGCTATCAGGCTGGTGGTAATCTCAATATCTTTAAAGGAAGTAACAGAATTTCTATTCTGGGGTTATCTAACAATATAAATCAACAGAACTTTGCGACACAAGACTTGGTAGGTGCCTTTAGTAGTGGTGGTAATCAACGAGGCGGAGGTGGAAATCGTGGAGGTGGTGGAGGCCAGGGAGGAGGCGGAAATAATGCCTCCAACAACTTTCTGGTAGGACAACAAAGTGGTATCTCAACAACCAATTCACTGGGACTTAATTACTCAGGAAACTGGGGTAAAAAGGTAACGATAAACGGCAGTTATTTTTTTAATAAAGCAAATACTCAGAATCAGACATTACTGAATCGTGAATATTTCATTGATGCTGATTCAAGTCAATATTATACTACCAATACTTTTTCTGGAAACACAAACTGGAATCACCGTTTTAACTTGAGAATTGAGTACAAAATAGACTCAGCCAATTCTATTGTATTTACACCAAGACTCAGTTTTCAAACCAACAATTCAATAAGCAACACCCTGGGTCGTACCCAATTGTCAGATGGCAACTTACTGAATGACATCACCAATACTTATAACTCTGATAGAAAAGGATATACTATTGGAAACGAGATTTTGTACAGACATCGTTTCACCAAGCAAGGCAGAACATTTTCTTTTGGAATTAATACCGGTTGGAACAAAAACGATGGAAATAATCGCCTGTATTCATTAGCTCACTATTATACAGATGAAATAGCTACTCAGGAAACAACTGATCAAGTATCTATATCCAATACAGATGGCTATACACTGTCAGGTAATGTGGTATATACAGAACCAGTAAGTCGTAAAAGCCAGTTACAGTTCAATTATAATTCATCTTTCACTCAATCAAATGCTTTAAAGGAAACGTATGATTATGATGAAAATACAGATTCTCACAGTAATCTGAATCCAAGTTTATCCAATACATTTGACAATCAGAATTATGTAAATCGGGCGAGTGTTGGGTATCGGATCAACGACAAAAAACTTAACATGATGGCTAATGTAGGGTTTCAGAAAGCTGACCTTATTGGCAATCAACTTTTTCCAATAACCAATAAAATTAATCGGAGCTTCTATAATGCATTACCTTCTTTGATGCTTAATTATAAGTTTACCACCAGTCGAAATATTCGTATATTCTATCGCACGTCAACCAATCTTCCGTCAATCACGCAGTTGCAAAATGTCATCAATAACAACAACCCGCTTTTACTTACAGGTGGTAACTCCAATCTGAGACAAGAGTTTGTTCATTCGTTTATGGCACGTTACTCTGCTGCTCAACCCACAAAAGGCAGAACATTGCTGGCTATGATCTCTCTTACACGAACTAACAACAATATAGGGAACTCCACATTTATTGCCACTAAAGACTCAGTATTAACTCAGGATATAACCTTAAAAAAAGGTGCTCAATTATCAACCCCAGTTAATTTGAATGGATCATGGAGTGCACGTTCATTATTTACGTATGGTTTACCAGTGGGTTTTCTGAAAAGCAATCTCAATCTGACATCAAGTGTTACGTACAATAACACACCTGCCTTAATCAATACTGCTATCAATACATCCAACAGTTACACACTTAGTCAGGGCTTGACTTTAAGTAGTAACATAAGCGAAAAAATAGATTTCACCCTTGGCTACACAGGCAACTATAATATAGTACGTAATACACTGCAACCTCAATTGAACAACAATTACTTTTATCATCTGGCAAATGGTAAGCTCAACTGGACATTTGGGAAGGGGTTTGTATTGCAGAATAATGTCAGCTATACCCAATATTTCGGTCTGGAAGGTGGATATAATCAAAGTTATGTACTCTGGAATGCAAGCTTTGCAAAAAAATTCCTCAAGGATCAGAATGGAGAATTGAAACTCTCAGTGTTTGACTTACTCAATCAGAATAACAACATATCCCGTAATGTAACGGAAACATATATAGAAGACTCACAAACACAGGTGCTAAAGCAATACTTTATGCTTACCTTCACCTACACTCTGAGAAGTTTCGGAAAAAAATAGAATAAAGAATTCAAATCCTTTTCCAGTAGAATCGTGTACATAATGCTGCTGGAAAAGAATTCGGAAATGTAATAGCTAATGCAACCATTTAATCTAAGATCGTGTCTTGACTAAAAAACGTGATCTTATGAAACCTGCTTTATTTATTGTAAGTCTCCTGCTATTTCTAGCATGTTCTAAAGATGAATCTACATCTGCAGACCTAAAAGCCAACTCATCTCGCTGGGCATCCAATCAATTAGTAAATTATACCTTCACTCAACGATTAAATTGTTTCTGTATCAGAGGAGGTGAAAAGATGACAGTAATAGTACAAAATAACCAGATTGTAGATGTGAAAGATACTAATGGAGTTAGCTTGCCTGCAGATTTGCAAAAAAGCTATAAAACCATTGATGAACTTTTTCAGCTCATCCAAACTACAGATCCTAAAAGCGTGGCTGTTATCAAAGTTACCTATGATGATGTATTAGGATATCCTAAGTCTATCTATATAGATAAGAGCGAACAAATGGCGGATGAGGAGATTGGCTATGATTCTGAAAATATATCCCATTAGGACTACTAATCGCATAAACTGATTCCTTTGCCACATGGAATCAGTTATTTATTTTCACCTCATAGATAACAGGCCAAAACTTACCAGTAATATAGACTGTATTTCGTGTCGAATCATAGGCAATACCATTCATTTCCAAAGCTGAAGGGTTTTTAGCCTTGGCGTCATAGACAAGAGTAGAAAAATCCAGCCGACCTGCCACTTTGCCTGTACCAGGATCTATTTTAACAATAAAGTTTGTTGTATAGACATTTGCATAAATAAATCCATTAATATATTCCAGTTCATTAAGATTTGTGACTGGATTTCCGTTCTCTATAACTGATAATACTTTCTCAACTTTAAAAGATTTTGGATTCAGATAGGTTAGTTTGTTAGAACCATCGCTCATAATTAAAGCGGTACTGTCTGTAGTAAATCCCCATCCCTCACTACTTGGAAAGGTAAATGTTCCGATTTGCTTGAAAGTAGTGGCATCATATATAAATCCAATCTTTGTTCGGTATGTGAGTTGGTAAAGTTTATCATGCAGGAATACAATGCCTTCCCCAAAATATTTGTTTCGATCAAGTTCTATTTTCTCTTCCATCTTACCATTAGCGAGATCTACAACTCCTACCAGAGATCGTGTTTGTTGTAATTCACTAGGTGATCCTGTGCTTTCATATAACTTACCTTTATACATCAATAAACCCTCAGTAAATAAAGTAGCGTCATGTGGATAGGTTGTTAGTACACCATAATTGAGAGCAGAAACTGAAGATATTGCCGTTGTAGAAGTTTCATCTGTATGAGTCTCACTCGTACATCCCACAAGTATGCTAACTAGAATTACTCCCCAAAGTATGTATGATCTTATCATGTATTTGTATTCAATTGATATATGTGTCAAAAGTACAATGCGAGATTTTCTCATCAAAACAACAGGACAAAGAACACAATAAATTACACTTTATTAAAAAAAATGGGATACCACAAAACAAATAATTATTCAATCACTTATTTTACGCAAACTTTATATGTGTGTATTTTTCCATTTTTATCTGACACTTTCTTGAACCTCCAAAGACTATCTTGCATTTTTATTTTATTCTGTAGCACCTCCACATCTTTTGGATGGGGATTTTATGCCCACAAACAGATTAACAGATTAGCCATTTTTGGCCTTCCCCCTGAAATGATCTCATTCTATAAACATCACATTGTGTTTATTACAGAGAATGCCGTTAATCCAGATCGCAGGCGTTACATTGTGCCAGGAGAAGCTGTAAAACATTATATTGATATGGAGGCGTATGGTGATAGTGCTATTTTTAAACTACCACGTAACTGGAAGGATGCGATAAAACACTATACAGAAGATACGCTTCAGACCCATGGTATTGTTCCATGGTGGGTTATGCAAATGAAGTTTCAATTGACAGAAGCTTTTCTTCAACGCAATCCCAAACGTATTTTAACATTATCAGCTGATATAGGACATTATATTGGAGATCTGAATGTACCATTACATACTACCCGGAATTATAATGGGCAACTTACCAACCAGCATGGTATCCATGGATTATGGGAAGCACGCATACCAGAGTTATTTTCCCCAAATTATGACTTCTGGATAGGTCAGGCGCATTACCTGTACCATCCACAACAACGTATATGGCAAGCATTGCAACAGGCGAATAATGCTGTAGACTCAGTATTACGTTTTGAGAAGCTAGTTTCCCAAAAATTCTCAGATGATAAAAAATACAGCTTTGAACAGCGAGGTGCCACAACGCAACGTGTATACTCACGAGACTATGTAAACGCCTATCATCATATGCTTAATGGCCAGGTTGAACGGCAGATGCGTATGGCAATTGAACTTGTCCGTGATTTCTGGTTTACCTGCTGGGTAGATGCAGGACAACCTGATCTTTACCCTCTTTCGGTATTTGAATTTTCTCCTTCAGAATCAGATTCTATAGAAAGAGCTAAACAATTATGGGATAAAGGAAATCTTAAAGTCCGCCCACATGAGAATAGCTCCCAACTAGCCAATCCGGAAAAATATCCTTTTCTGGAAAGACCTCTTTATGTCAGACGACGCAGCTATTATTCTGCCTAGAAAAAGTTAACACCTTGAACTATTTCAACATTCAATTTAAATCTACCAGCTTTTTTTACTTATTTTTACCCGAACAGAAAAAATATTTATAACCCCTATATATCACTATGAAGTTTTGTACTACTATCGTTTATAGTTTTCTATTTGCGTTTATCCCATTTGTAATCTACAGTCAGAATTTTACAACATCCAACCTTCCTATTATCATCATTGATACTCATGGTCAGACAATAGTTGATGATCCCAAAATCATTGCAGACATGGGTATGATAGATAATGGTCCAGGGACCATCAATAAAATCACAGATAACTGGAATAATTATACTGGTAAAATTGGCATAGAAATCCGGGGTTCCAGTTCACAAATGTATCCTAAGAAATCATATGGCTTTGAAACACGAGATCCATCTGATACAGAAGAGAGTCATGATGTTTCTCTATTAGGTCTACCTGCTGAAAACGATTGGATTCTTTATGCACCTTACAGTGATAAGAGTATGTTAAGGGATGTTATTGCGTATCATCTTTCCCAAAGAATGGGATGGTATGCAAGCCGTTTTCGATATTGTGAACTGGTTGTAGATGGAGAGTACAAAGGTGTTTATATTCTGCTTGAAAAAATCAAACGAAATTCCAATCGGGTTAATATTTCAAAATTAAAAAGTACAGACAACTCGGGTGATAATGTTACAGGAGGTTATATACTAAAGATAGATAAGACAACTGGAACTATAGGAGGAGGCTTTGACTCTCAATATCAGCCCAATCTCCCGTCTGGAACAAATCAGGGACAGAAGATTACTTTTCTATATGAATACCCAGAACGGAATGATCCACCTAAAGGGGATGATATTACTCCTGAGCAGGAACAATATATTCAGGGATTTATGCATGCTTTTGAAAGTAGCCTGAAGGGCAGCAATTTCGCAGATTCTGCTCAGGGAGGATATCGCAAGTATATTAATACAGCTTCTTTTATTGATTATTTTCTCCTAACAGAAGCAGTATTTAATGTCGATGGTTATCGTATAAGTACGTTCATGCATAAAAATAAGGACAGTAAAGGAGGATTATTAACTATGGGTCCAGTATGGGATTATAATATTTCACAAGGGAATGCTGATTACTATAATGGCAATAAAACAGATCAGTGGGCATATCGAATGAATTATTCATTTTCTACAGATAACTCATTAGTTCCTTTCTGGTGGGAACGTCTACTGGAAGATACAAGATATAGAGATGAAGCAAAGTGCAGGTGGATTACACTACGCAAAGGAGCATTTTATACAGACTCTCTGATGCATTTTATAGACTCATTGGCTACTATTCTACAGGAAGCGCAAAACCGTAATTACCAGAGATGGCCAATCTTAAAAGAATATGTATGGCCTAATGCTGTCATTCCCGGTAGCTATCAGGGAGAGGTAGATTATCTGAAAACCTGGCTGACTACCCGACTAGCATGGCTAGACTATGCAATTCCAGGGGTATGTGATGCACTTGCAACTGAAAATGAAAATAAGTCAAGTCAGGTCTATCTCTATCCTAATCCATCATCTGGTGATGTATATATCCAATTTGATCACCTCACTGAAAACACACCTATTACAGCAGAAGTATATAATATGTTGGGACAAAAAATTGCTACTCAGTCTTTTAAATGGACAAACACTCCCAAATTACTACCTGCTTCACAATTGTCGCCAGGAATACTGCTTATAAAACTGTATATAAGAGATACACTTATTTCTACTAAAAAGGTCATTAGAAGCAATTAAAGGAACTATTTTTTACAAGAACCTTCTTTAATTATGTAGACTCTAATTTTGTAGAAAAACTATCTATGTAAATTATGATAGGGAGATAGTCTTACTTGCATCATTTTACTATTATCCTACATAATTATTTAGAGTATACCTACTATTTATACTTTTACAAATTTGCTGCCTTTTATATATGAAAATAGTATCTGCAACTCAAATACGTGAAATAGATGAGTATACGATAAACCATGAACCTGTTACTTCCATTGATCTTATGGAACGGGCAGCCACTGCGTTCTCTAGCTGGTTTATGCAGCATTATTCCAATATAAAGAGAATTAAAATTGTATGCGGACCAGGTAATAATGGTGGAGATGGCCTGGTAATTGCAAGAATCTTATATTCTTATGGTTACAAAGTTGAGGTGTATACTATCTTGCCTACAGCAAAAACATCCAAAGATTTTGATATCAATCTCCAGCGCTTATCCTCTTTAATCTCTGAACAAAGGATCACACCCAACTCAAAGCTTCCTCAATTTCACACTGAAGATATTTTGATTGATGCGTTATTTGGTTCGGGGTTAAATCGTCCATTAGCTGGTCTGGCGGCCGATATAGTACAGGCTATGAACCAAGCCAAAACCATTATCGCTGTCGATATTCCTTCAGGTCTCTTTACAGATACAAATAACTCAAAAGAAGATGTTATTATAAAAGCCACTCAAACCATTGCCTTCCAACTTCCTAAACTTGCATTTATGCTTCCACAAAATGCCGATTTCATAGGAGATTGGCATCTGGTAGATATTGGCTTACATCCTACTGCTATCGCTCAAGCTAGCACAAACTATTTTTATACACATACAAGGAAAGCAATTACATACCTGAAAAAACGATCAAAGTTTTCACATAAGGGAACCAATGGCCACGCATTATTGATAGCAGGCAGCTATGGGATGATGGGAGCAGCAATCCTTTCTGCACGAGCCTGTTTACGTAGCGGAGTGGGTAAATTAACTCTCCATGCACCTAAACATGCAAATGACCTGGTACAATCCAACATACCAGAAGCTTTGTTTTCGGCAGATGACAATAAGTATCTATCTACAACCGAATGGACAGAAGACCAACTCAAAAGCTATTCTGCGATAGGTCTCGGTCCCGGACTTAGTATTGATACGAAGATTCTTTCCTTAATCCATTCTATTATAGAACATGGCAGTTCCATTCCATTAATTATAGACGCAG
This genomic stretch from Xanthocytophaga agilis harbors:
- a CDS encoding glutaminyl-peptide cyclotransferase; its protein translation is MIRSYILWGVILVSILVGCTSETHTDETSTTAISSVSALNYGVLTTYPHDATLFTEGLLMYKGKLYESTGSPSELQQTRSLVGVVDLANGKMEEKIELDRNKYFGEGIVFLHDKLYQLTYRTKIGFIYDATTFKQIGTFTFPSSEGWGFTTDSTALIMSDGSNKLTYLNPKSFKVEKVLSVIENGNPVTNLNELEYINGFIYANVYTTNFIVKIDPGTGKVAGRLDFSTLVYDAKAKNPSALEMNGIAYDSTRNTVYITGKFWPVIYEVKINN
- a CDS encoding NAD(P)H-hydrate dehydratase, with protein sequence MKIVSATQIREIDEYTINHEPVTSIDLMERAATAFSSWFMQHYSNIKRIKIVCGPGNNGGDGLVIARILYSYGYKVEVYTILPTAKTSKDFDINLQRLSSLISEQRITPNSKLPQFHTEDILIDALFGSGLNRPLAGLAADIVQAMNQAKTIIAVDIPSGLFTDTNNSKEDVIIKATQTIAFQLPKLAFMLPQNADFIGDWHLVDIGLHPTAIAQASTNYFYTHTRKAITYLKKRSKFSHKGTNGHALLIAGSYGMMGAAILSARACLRSGVGKLTLHAPKHANDLVQSNIPEALFSADDNKYLSTTEWTEDQLKSYSAIGLGPGLSIDTKILSLIHSIIEHGSSIPLIIDADGINNLSTPEGRDLLDKLPENTIITPHPKEFQKLLNRSWQNDYEKLDLLREFSVKYQVIVCLKGAHTAVALPDGSIHFNSTGNPGMATGGSGDVLTGIITALLAQKYNPAHAAIFGVYLHGLAGDIAVKEKSIYSMVASDLTDNLPKAFLEITALQTQNS
- a CDS encoding CotH kinase family protein, with protein sequence MKFCTTIVYSFLFAFIPFVIYSQNFTTSNLPIIIIDTHGQTIVDDPKIIADMGMIDNGPGTINKITDNWNNYTGKIGIEIRGSSSQMYPKKSYGFETRDPSDTEESHDVSLLGLPAENDWILYAPYSDKSMLRDVIAYHLSQRMGWYASRFRYCELVVDGEYKGVYILLEKIKRNSNRVNISKLKSTDNSGDNVTGGYILKIDKTTGTIGGGFDSQYQPNLPSGTNQGQKITFLYEYPERNDPPKGDDITPEQEQYIQGFMHAFESSLKGSNFADSAQGGYRKYINTASFIDYFLLTEAVFNVDGYRISTFMHKNKDSKGGLLTMGPVWDYNISQGNADYYNGNKTDQWAYRMNYSFSTDNSLVPFWWERLLEDTRYRDEAKCRWITLRKGAFYTDSLMHFIDSLATILQEAQNRNYQRWPILKEYVWPNAVIPGSYQGEVDYLKTWLTTRLAWLDYAIPGVCDALATENENKSSQVYLYPNPSSGDVYIQFDHLTENTPITAEVYNMLGQKIATQSFKWTNTPKLLPASQLSPGILLIKLYIRDTLISTKKVIRSN
- a CDS encoding zinc dependent phospholipase C family protein; this translates as MISFYKHHIVFITENAVNPDRRRYIVPGEAVKHYIDMEAYGDSAIFKLPRNWKDAIKHYTEDTLQTHGIVPWWVMQMKFQLTEAFLQRNPKRILTLSADIGHYIGDLNVPLHTTRNYNGQLTNQHGIHGLWEARIPELFSPNYDFWIGQAHYLYHPQQRIWQALQQANNAVDSVLRFEKLVSQKFSDDKKYSFEQRGATTQRVYSRDYVNAYHHMLNGQVERQMRMAIELVRDFWFTCWVDAGQPDLYPLSVFEFSPSESDSIERAKQLWDKGNLKVRPHENSSQLANPEKYPFLERPLYVRRRSYYSA
- a CDS encoding outer membrane beta-barrel protein, whose translation is MNAQHKLYSICTLVLLLFTFSAQAQNLQLTGLLSDQKDHSPLIGATVMLAPQADTTKKVYILTDVEGRFTFASLSNQTYILSVSYLGYEPFKQTVFVTSPKQDLGNLQINPKTTQLNEVQIRAKRYEERTVQKGDTTEYNAGAFKTNRDASAEDLVTKMPGVSMENGAVKAQGEDVKKVLVDGKEFFGDDATLALRNLPAEVIDKIQVFDRMSEQSQFTGFDDGQSVKTINIVTKADKRNGKFGKIYAGYGTDDRYQAGGNLNIFKGSNRISILGLSNNINQQNFATQDLVGAFSSGGNQRGGGGNRGGGGGQGGGGNNASNNFLVGQQSGISTTNSLGLNYSGNWGKKVTINGSYFFNKANTQNQTLLNREYFIDADSSQYYTTNTFSGNTNWNHRFNLRIEYKIDSANSIVFTPRLSFQTNNSISNTLGRTQLSDGNLLNDITNTYNSDRKGYTIGNEILYRHRFTKQGRTFSFGINTGWNKNDGNNRLYSLAHYYTDEIATQETTDQVSISNTDGYTLSGNVVYTEPVSRKSQLQFNYNSSFTQSNALKETYDYDENTDSHSNLNPSLSNTFDNQNYVNRASVGYRINDKKLNMMANVGFQKADLIGNQLFPITNKINRSFYNALPSLMLNYKFTTSRNIRIFYRTSTNLPSITQLQNVINNNNPLLLTGGNSNLRQEFVHSFMARYSAAQPTKGRTLLAMISLTRTNNNIGNSTFIATKDSVLTQDITLKKGAQLSTPVNLNGSWSARSLFTYGLPVGFLKSNLNLTSSVTYNNTPALINTAINTSNSYTLSQGLTLSSNISEKIDFTLGYTGNYNIVRNTLQPQLNNNYFYHLANGKLNWTFGKGFVLQNNVSYTQYFGLEGGYNQSYVLWNASFAKKFLKDQNGELKLSVFDLLNQNNNISRNVTETYIEDSQTQVLKQYFMLTFTYTLRSFGKK
- a CDS encoding DUF6174 domain-containing protein — protein: MKPALFIVSLLLFLACSKDESTSADLKANSSRWASNQLVNYTFTQRLNCFCIRGGEKMTVIVQNNQIVDVKDTNGVSLPADLQKSYKTIDELFQLIQTTDPKSVAVIKVTYDDVLGYPKSIYIDKSEQMADEEIGYDSENISH